Below is a genomic region from Raphanus sativus cultivar WK10039 chromosome 4, ASM80110v3, whole genome shotgun sequence.
GATAGAAGCAGATCTGAAGCTATAAATACCTCAACAAACTATCCAAAAGAGACCCCCCCCCCAGAATTCGAAAATGAGCTTATATCAGAAGAAAGAGATGTTTAAAACGTACCGATTGAAAACGTAGAAATCTCAGATCGAGAAAGATTAAGAAGACGAATGATCTTTAGGAGGTAGATAGATCCGTACGATTTAATAAGAAGAGATTGTGggttttgatgatgatgaatctgctcttctttcctctcttctcgcttttaactttttttttagttattatgaatttattttattgtggtgtttcttctctcttctcgtCTCGTGAAGTGAAACGTATGATATAATGCGCTGGtgacaatttttatttatttattgatcaGGAAAAAcagtatttatttattacaacATTTGACCCGTagaatacaaaaacaaaataggCCAATGGGATAGTCTTCAAGTGAAAACTAGTAATAATAGTGGAGTCTTTGAAGTTAGTAAAGAACCAATGTAAAAGTTACATTGGTTTCGGTTTTTCCTgtcttttttgagttttttttttctgaccaTTCAAACTTTTTCTTGTTCTCTCCAACGCACACGACACGACTAAAGAGAGATAAGGATGATGGTAGAAGAAAATGCTCATTATTATCTTAATAAACTGATCATCACtcagtgacaaaaaaatgaTCATCACATGACCTTCGATCAATTATTTCTTGTGTATGGATTGGCAAAGAATATACCAAGAGAGAGACCACAAGCTGAAAATTGGGCCGTTGGGTCAAACGTGTCGCAGAGGcgaacaaaattaaataaataaaatttaatcaacgaccactttttttattataaggTGAGAGACCACCCTATCTTGTAAGCTATCTCCCCTAATAATTCACCCCCAATTATTGGATTTTTATCCCCTTACAACATTCAATAATGTTGAGAcaaaattcatattttagacACTTCTCCTTCTGTTTAATAATTCCATTGACAAGGGGGTTCTGAATTTATTGTGGTTCTTACTTTCATACAACCAACAAACATGATACAACCAACAAACAATGAATTTTGATTACCGGAAAGTATTGAATACATGCTTTATGTTCAAATTTAACATCTAGCCCATaaacacataaaaaaaataaaagaaagaggtAACAATGAAATCGCTTAGTCAATCATAAATTTCTTCTCAACATGCATataaacaatttttcaaaaaaaaaagcatgcaTATAAACACAATAGTCAAAGTCTAGACATTTCAATTCAACTTACAAACCCACTAATCACGACTTCAGAAGTGTTCTCATTTATAACACAAGGAGCAACACAAGCGTCCTATTTTGAACATCCATTGGTCATCTTGAAATCATCTTGAAACCTTGTTCCAGGTTATTTAACATCCTATCTTGAACATCCATCAGTCAAAGCAAAAAGAGGCTTTTCCTTGATTTTCCAAAGTTGCTTTTCTTCTTCTGGTCTTTGTCTATTCTCCGCATCGGGTAGCAAACTGTGTAACACGGCCAAGTGGTGGCGGATGTAGAGAGGTggggggggagggggggggcAGCTGCCCCATATGAatttttggaagaaaaaatattttcattgatttttttgaaaatttatgattatGCCCCCTATGATTTAAGTTGCACCTTTATACTGCCCCTGGTGAATCTGTTGGCTGGCTCTGCCAGTGAGTGGTGACAGGATATTCTTCATTGTCTTATAATCTTCATTTCCTATTCCACTACCTTCCAAAAcctgtttttatatttttcacatCAAAAATCAACTTATAAGATTTCACTTTTATTAATGTTCAATTCAAATGCAACTGACCTTGTTTCTGTTTAATATATAAGGTGCAATCCTAGGAATGCGGCATACAGACAACGCATCCAGGAACACAAGAACTACCACTCGCCATTGCTCAATCCTTAACGAAGGAACTGCCCTTGTCAACGACATCGTCTCCAACAAGCTTCCCTGTTCAACAACAACTCCCAACTACATTGCTGACAATTGTTAGTTCCATCCAATTCTATTTTGGGTGAGTTTGTATAAAATGCTTACAAGAGACTTACGGTTAGAGAGAAGCCTACGGGAGGTCCATGAAACCAAGATTGATCACGGTCAAAAAGATCAGAATCTTTCAATACTTTGTTGAGATTTCAATACGGTTACTTGGCAACAAAACGATGCCAGCTTTCGCAGCTATATAAAACATGACAAAAAATGCATAATTCAAAAAAGCTTATGGAACTCAACAAGGTATTGAAATCCAAAGCGGATAATAGCATAACTAACACTTTTTCATCAAGCATATTCAATTCTTAAATGTCGTCCTTGTCCATTTCTTGATCCTTGCAATACACACaataaaattcaatatcttCCTAACAATCATCAAAACATCTCATGCGCCgaagaaacaaagaaactcGTTCTTGATATAGAGAAAAGAGATATCCTGAAAGTAAGACCTGACTAATTAACTATCTCTCTACATCTCCCTGAAtgcttactttttttttttttcagtttgttcAAAATCCGTCAAAACTGTTTTCTCTTTGCCTGATTGATCCCTCTGCATGAGAAGGTTGCTTGACTTGTGTTGGAAGCTTCAAATCCTTCTTCTTAGAcgcagaaagaaggagaggatCCAGTTAGAGAACTTTTCTCATCAAACTCGAATTTCTTCCTGTCTCTTTTCCATTTCACGATGAAACCCTGCACAAACACAGTAGACTTCAAAACCATCCAGATAGACAGAGAGCAAGGACAACAACGGTATATTGTTGTCTTACACTGTCGCGCACACATCAGCAGAAAGGGCCTAATAACCATCACAAGATCTCAGGCTCCCTGGGGAATAAACAAAACCATTCCTACCTTCCAAGCAAGAATaagtaacatatatatacagCTACAAATTCTTACAAACGTAATCAGAGCTTCCCCGGAAAAGAAATATATGTTGTTTGCGGAAAACTGTAACGACTACTTCATGAGTTCTCTGGTATTTAAGGCGGTTATCCTTATTGGGCCGACAAATTGGTCTTTCCGATAGGCTGACAATAGAACAAACATTTGAAATTAGTTGAAGTGGACCATTTCttgtaatatctttttttttaccagcGTGGCATTGCCAAAGCTTGAGTGATTAGATTTGGGTGTTTTGAATATCAGATCGGATATTTTGGATATCCTATAGTTTGTTAAGAtatatttactatttaatttatttttggttcgGTTAGACTTTGGGATAGTTTCTGATTAGGTTTGGTTtggataataaaattaataaccAAAAATACTGAGAAgaattggttttggttttaattcAGTTATTTCGAGTAATTCATGTCAAATATCAGATCTTTTtgagtaaaatattaaataactaggataatttggataaaaaatttGGATATGTCAGACAAAAATATCCTAATACTTTCGGATATTTTCAGATAGTTCAGATACTtactaaaatttagtttttttcaaaaaaagattgAATGCCAAAATATAGAAACCATTTGGATATTTGAgaattttagtttgattttgattttgagtatttcggttcggttccaATTCCATTCTTGAACTATAGAGCCATTGCCTAGAGGATGGATAATCCTAGTATGTTTATGGCATTCATTCTctgtaactaaaaataaatcatattacTGTATAAAAAAAGTATTGCAAAGTGTCTCTTTTGTACCCTCAAGAACCATTATCTACTACTACTAACTACAACTACTACATTTtcacagacaaaaaaaaacataagataaGAGTTCAAAGATCATATAAACACCAAGAACTCATCATCTTTTGGAGACAACCACTAATATCAACATCGACATTGACACAACGATCTTGAACCCTGAAGTATCCCAAAAGTTCTGTTTCTCTCCAGACACAGATTCATTCATCTGTTTTCCAGTAACCTGATCTCTTAGCTCCTTCATCGCCTTGTCTCTCTTCTCCCCCATCTGCATTCCCCATTCATTCATCAATCACACACAATAAAATCATTTGGTTTCTAATACAAGACTAAAAAGCCACAAATCTTGAATTTTACCCTCTGTAGCTTTCTTGTCTGGCTCCGAGCTTCTTGCAGACAAAACTCCATCTTCAGCACCTTCTTCCTCAACTCTTTATCTGTTCTTCTTTGCTTCTCCAACTGAAATGTTCATTTGTAAAGTCAAAAGCCTGAAAAAACTTTCcgacaataaaaaaaaaaacagaacacaagAATTACACAAAAGACTGCACCTGAGATTCAAGCTCCTTGGCCTTGAGTTTCCAGTGACCTGACATTAACCTTATCTCATCTTTCAGTTTTGCAATCTCTTCGTCTTTTGCACCTAACAGCATGTTCACTCTCTCCAAGTTCTTTGGAGAAACCTCTTCCACAAGTCTCCTTAGCTCACATTCCGTGTCTTTCCCTGACTTTGCAATCTCACGCTCGATTCTCGTGACCTCGTCCCTCAGCTGCTTCTGAGAACACACTCTCGTCTTTAGATCTCTCTGAAGATTGTCAAGCTGGTGGCCTAGCTGAGTCACGCGGTCTTCGTGCTCTCGTAGCAAACATGTTTTATCGTCGAGTTGTTCTGAAAGCATTGTGCATTGGAGCTGTGCGGATTGAGCAGAAGCAGAGCTTGTTTCTGCCAGTTCCTTTGTCAAAGCTAGCTGAGATCTCAGGTCGTCTACTTCTTCCAGAAACTGTTtccatcaaacaaacaaaagaacgCATAAGAGAAACATTCCCCCACAATACTTTAATAACTCCAAGATTATGCAAACCAATCAAATAACTGAGCAGGACTTATACCTAACTAATTGCATTGAGTGTTCTAGAAAGTAACGGTTCTGGAGTTGCATTAAGTGAACCCCCTTCTGATTAATAACTGATCAAATTAGTTCATTTCATCACAAGAacttaaaatcatttttcaggGCAGAGGATGAATAAGTCAAGCTTCACTtgacatttattaatataataaagttgagACTGAACACAGTCAGCTTCATCTACTTTTATTGAAGATCTTAAAAAGGGCCAGTATAATGATTAGCTTAGAAAGATGAAACCAAGTCATACTCTTTCAGTAAACCATTTAACAGCACTTCTCAAAGACCCAAACTTTTTTCagatttataatatcaaatttggagcgtttaatattattatataactcAAAAAGCCAAAAGGGTAtgataaaaaagttaaaaccttTGTAGCAGCAGATGTTGAAGCTTCAAGCTGACAATTCCTATCTTCCAATGTCTTCTGCAATTTACAGATCTCCCTTTCCATGTTCTTAGCTTTTGTCTCTGCTTCCTgtagaaaaacaaaaacccaCAAGACAAACAAATAAACACCAGATGACCCCACAAAGGCACAAACCAAAGAagcaacacaaaaaaaaagaggaagaatcAATCAGAGAATAAACACAAAAGGGACATACTTTTCTAGAAAGGCTTTCTTTAGCAAAGAATTGTTCTTGAGAAACCAAACGGCCTTTCACTTGCTTAAGCTCAGCCGCCATAGACACCACGTTGCGCCTGAAACTCTCTTTCTTCCCATCTAAATCTCTCAGAAGCGGATCCACCGCCGTTTTGGAGGAATCAGACATCAGGGT
It encodes:
- the LOC108833773 gene encoding nuclear envelope-associated protein 2, encoding MSDSSKTAVDPLLRDLDGKKESFRRNVVSMAAELKQVKGRLVSQEQFFAKESLSRKEAETKAKNMEREICKLQKTLEDRNCQLEASTSAATKFLEEVDDLRSQLALTKELAETSSASAQSAQLQCTMLSEQLDDKTCLLREHEDRVTQLGHQLDNLQRDLKTRVCSQKQLRDEVTRIEREIAKSGKDTECELRRLVEEVSPKNLERVNMLLGAKDEEIAKLKDEIRLMSGHWKLKAKELESQLEKQRRTDKELRKKVLKMEFCLQEARSQTRKLQRMGEKRDKAMKELRDQVTGKQMNESVSGEKQNFWDTSGFKIVVSMSMLILVVVSKR